The genomic stretch GGTCAGCGCGAACAGGCCGAAATATTGCGTGATGCGGTCCTTCGGCGCCATGTGGATCAGCAGCGTGCGCGACGCCGCCTGCAGCGGGCCGCCGGCGATGCCGATCAGGCAGCCCAGCACCAGATAGGCCCGCTCGGCGGGCGCTGCGAACAGCGCGCCGCCTTGCTGCGGCGGCGTCACCGCGATGAAGGCGATATGGCCGGGATCGACCAGCAGGATGCCGGTGATCGAAATCAGCAGCAGCACCATGCTGCCGGCGATCACCCGTCTGGGGCCGAGCGCATCGTCGAGCTTGCCGCCCAGATAGGCGCCGCAGGTGGCGGCGATCGCCAGCAGGATGCCGAAACTGCCGATCTGAGTGGTCTGCCAGCCGAAAGTGCCGGCCGCATAGATGCCGCCGAACGCGAACAGCGACACCAGCCCGTCGGTGTAGATCATGTTGGCGAGCAGGAATGTCGCCATCGCGCGATGTTGCGGCAGCTGCCGCAGCGTCTCGCGCAGCTCGCGCAAGCCTTCGCGCACCGCCGCGCCGGGCGCCATCCTGGCCGGAAAATCCGGCGTGAACACGAACATCGGCAATACGAAGATCGCAAACCAGATCGCGGTCAGCGGCCCGGTGATGCGGTCGCCCTGATGCGTCGCCGGGTCGAGCCCGAATAGCGGCGTGAAACCGAGCAGCGTGCGGCCGGTCTCGGGGCTCGCGGCGAGAAAGCCGAGCACCAGAATCAAACTCAGAATGCCGCCGACATAGCCGGTGGCCCAGCCGTTGCCGGACAATCGCCCGATCTGATGCGGCGGCACCAGATTCGGCATCATCGCATTGTTGAACACGGTGGCGAATTCCACCCCGATGGTGGCGATGCCGAAGGCGATCAGCAGCGGCATCACCGCGCTGGAATCGCCGGGCCGGCCGAACCACATCAGGCTGGCGCCGATCACCAGCAGCAGGCCGAACGCCGCGATCCACGGCTTGCGCCGGCCGCTGGCGTCGGCGATGGCGCCCAGCACCGGCGAGGCCAGCGCGATCACAAATCCGCTAGCGGCGGTGGCGAAGCCCCAGATCGATTGGCCTGTGGCCGGATCGGCTGCGACATGGGTGACGAAATAGGGCGCGAAGATGAAAGTGGTGATCAGCGTGAAATAAGGCTGCGCCGCCCAGTCGAACAGAATCCAGCCGACCACGGCGCGGCGCGGCGGATAGCTGATCGGTACGGCGGCGGGAAGGTCGGCCGCGATCGATAACGCCATCTGTGTTTCCTCGCCCGCGGGCATTTTGCCTATTGCTGCGAAAGCCATATAGCATCGCGGCGAACGAGGCAGCCTGATGCTGCACTAAATGCCGGGATATTCGATGGTCGTTATGACGCTTTTACGTCGCCAGCTTGTGACGGCGCTCATCGCCGCAGCGGCGCTGCTCCCCGCAATGGGCAGCGCCGGCGCGCAGGACATCAGGGGCGGCGGCGACGTCCGCACGGCCGCGGTGCCGGCCGTTGCGGCCAAGCACGGCATGGTGGTGGCCCAAGAGAAGCTCGCCGCCGAGATCGGCCGGGATATTCTGGCCAAGGGCGGCAACGCGGTCGACGCCGCGGTCGCCACCGGCTTTGCGATGGCGGTGACCTATCCGCGCGCCGGCAATCTCGGCGGCGGCGGCTTCATGATGATCCATTCGGCGACGCGCCACCAAGACGTCGCGATCGATTATCGCGAGACCGCGCCGCAGGCGGCGACGCGCGATATGTTCCTGGGCGCCGACGGCAAGCCCGACGACGCTAAATCGCGCAGTTCCGCGCTCGGCATCGGCGTGCCCGGCACCGTCGCCGGTCTGGCGCTGGCGCTGGACAAATACGGTTCCGGCAAATTCACGCTGGCGCAGATCCTGCAGCCGGCGATTGCGCTGGCGCGCGACGGCTTCGTCATCGCCGACGACAATGCCGACACACTGCCGCAATGGCACAAGCGGCTGGCACGCTGGCCGTCATCGCTGAAAGTGTTTTCCCGTCCCGACGGCAGCGCGCTGCAGGGCGGCGACACCCTGGTGCAGCCCGATCTCGCCGCCACGCTGGAGGCGATCGCCGCAAAGGGGCCGGACGGCTTCTATCAGGGCGAGGTGGCGCGAAAACTGGTCGACGGCATTCGCGGCGCCGGCGGCATCTTCACCCTCGACGATCTAAAAACCTATCAGCCGGTGCTGCGCGAACCAGTGCGTGGCACCTATCGCGGCTACGACATCGTGGCGATGCCGCTGCCGTCATCCGGCGGCACCGTGCTGATCGAGACGCTGAACATTCTCGAAGGCTTTGCGCTGCGCGACATCCCGCAGGGCTCGGCCGCCTCGCTGCATCTGCTGATCGAGGCGATGAAGCGCGGCTATGCCGACCGCGCCCGCTATCTTGGCGATCCGGCCTTTGTGGATGCGCCGCTGAAAGCACTGCTGTCGAAGGACTATGCGGCCAAGCAGCGCGCCGGCATCGATCCGAAGCGCGTCACGCCCTGGACCGAGGTGCTGCCGGCGCTGCCGCCGCGCGAGGGCCAGAACACCACGCATTTCTCGGTGGTCGACGGCGACGGCAACGCGGTCAGCAACACCTATACGCTGAATTTTTCCTACGGCGTCGGGTTGGTCGCCGAGGGCACCGGGGTCCTGCTCAACAATGAGCTCGACGATTTCACCGCGGCGCCGGGCGCCTCCAACGCGTTCGGCCTGGTCGGCTTCGAGGCCAATCTGCCGGGGCCGGGCAAGCGGCCGCTGTCGTCGATGTCGCCGACCATCGTGCTGAAAGACGGCCGCGTCGTGCTGGTGACCGGCTCGCCGGGCGGCAGCCGGATCATTTCGACGGTCTTGCAGGTCGTGGTCGATTTGCTCGACTACCATATGGACATCGCCGCCGCGGTGGCCGCGCCGCGGCTGCATCATCAATGGCTGCCCGACGAGGTGCGGATCGAGCACGGCTTCGACGCCGCGACCATCGCGGCCCTGGAGGCGATGGGCCACAAGGTGGTGGAGCCGATGGGCCAGACCTCGGCGAATTCGATTCTGGTCACGTCCGACAGCCTGCTCGGCGCGCCCGACCCACGCACCCGCGGCGCCACCGCGGCGGGCAATTGAGTGATCGGTTGAATTGACTCGCGCTGGGTGTGCGTCACATCCTTTCAGCAACGCAGCGCGCGCCCTCTCCCGCTTGCGGGGGAGGGTTGGGGAGGGGGCGAGGATGGGCTCAGGACTCGCGGCATTCCCCCACCCCGGCCCTCCCCCGCAAGCGGGGGAGGGGGTAGGCCAAGCCTCGGGTTAAGCCCATCCGAAAGCGAGTCCGCGATACGAGATCAACTGCGCCAACAGCGCCGAGCGAGAGGGGACGACACATGGCATCATTGAAGGGCAAGACGCTGTTCATTTCCGGCGGCAGCCGCGGCATTGGGCTGGCGATCGCGTTGCGGGCGGCGCGCGACGGCGCCAATGTGGCGATCGCGGCGAAGACCGCCGAGCCGCATCCAAAGCTGGAGGGCACGATCTATACCGCCGCCGATGAGGTGCGCGCCGCCGGCGGCAAGGCGCTGCCGCTGTTGTGCGACATCCGCGACGAGGCCCAGGTGATCGCCGCGATCGACGCCACCGTGGCGGAGTTCGGCGGCATCGACATCTGCGTCAACAATGCCAGCGCCATCAGCCTCACCGATTCGCAGCATACCGACATGAAGCGCTACGATCTGATGATGGGAATCAACAGCCGCGGCACTTTCATGGTGTCGAAATATTGTATCCCGCATCTGAAGAAGGCCGACAATCCGCACATTCTGATGCTGTCGCCGCCGCTCGACATGAAAACCAAATGGTTCGAGCACTCCACCGCCTACACCATGGCGAAGTTCGGCATGAGCATGGTGGTGCTGGGCCTGTCCGGCGAATTGAAGCGCGCCGGCATCGCCGTCAACGCGCTGTGGCCGCGCACCACCATTGCCACCGCGGCGGTCGGCAATCTGCTCGGCGGCGACGCGATGATGCGCGCCAGCCGCACGCCCGCGATCATGGGCGACGCCGCCTATGAGATCTTCATCAAGCCGTCGCGGGACTTCACCGGGCAATTCTGCATCGACGACAAGGTATTGGCCGCCGCAGGCGTCACCGATTTCGAGCCCTACCGGGTCGACAGATCGGTCGAACTGATGTCGGATTTCTTCGTGCCCGATGACGACGTGCCGCCGCCCGGCGTCAGCGTCAGGTCGCTGCCCTCGGTCGATACGGCCGCGGCCAAAGGTTAGGGCGCGAAGCTAGAGCGGCTTGCCCTGCAGCGCGGCGCGCCAATGGTCGCCGCGCTCTTTCAGCAGCGCCTCGCGGACATAGCGCGAGTCCTCTTCGGCGAGTTGCTCGATCGGCTCGAAGGCGAAGGCCGCGGCGCCATGCTGGCTCCATGCCGCCTGCAATGGATGATTGGGATGGCTGCCCTGGCGCAGCGTGAACCAGATCCGGTTCTGGATCGTATCCAGATTCGGCGTCTGGCCGACCCAGATCTGTCCGGATGCCGCGCAGCGCAGCACGAAAATGCCGGCGCAAAGCTTGCGCTCCTTATAGGCCGCGATCGCGGCCTTGCGGGTGTCCTTGGTCATCGGATGTCCTGTCGAGAGGTCGGCGCCATCCTCCTAACAGGAGCCAATCGGCCCGTCAATTATATCCGGGTAATATAAAAGGCGATCGGACGCTGGATGCCCGGCGCAGAGCGGTTTTATCGGCGATTGACCGACTTGCGAAATCAATTTTGCCCGGGTAAAAGCTCCGCTCCCACTTCGGAGGACGCGATGACGACCCTCACCAGCAGCATTTGCATCGGCTTTGCCGGCGACCGCTGTGTCGGATCCGGCAGCCTGTCCGACATGGCCATTCTGGCCAAGCAGACGCTGGATCGGGGCGCCGGCACCAACCTGCAGTTCTTCGACAGCATCACCAGCCACCGGGTCGAGTTCGACCTGCGCGGCTCGCTGGCCGATGTGCTGGCGCGGCTGCCGGTCGTGGAGGATTCGGCCGCGCCGCCCGCCCCAGAATCCGAGCCGGGGCCGCGCGGCCCGGGCCGGCCGAAGCTCGGCGTGGTGGCCCGCGAAGTCACCCTGCTGCCGCGGCACTGGGACTGGCTGGCGCAGCAGCGCGGCGGCGCCTCGGTGACGCTGCGCCGGCTGGTCGACGAGGCGCGCCACGCCAATAAGGACGCTGATCGAATCCGGCAGGCCCAGGACGCGGCCTATCGCTTCATCGCCGCGATGGCCGACAACAAGCCGAATTTCGAGGACGCCACGCGCGCGCTGTTCGCTGGCGACGCGGCACGGTTCGCGCAATCGACCGGCGACTGGCCCGTCGATGTGCGCGACCATGCCCGCGCGCTGGCGGCGGCGGCGTTCGCGCCCGCCGCGTGATCCGCCGATTGCCAACTGGTCTCGCCCATGAGATGATGGCGGTCATATAAGGCGGGCCATGCGATCCGCCGTCGTCCGGGAGACATCATGAGCAAAACCGCCCCGCAATTCCTGTTCGATTTCGGCAGCCCCAACGCCTTTCTCAGCCACCAGGCGATCCCGGCGATCGAGGCGCGGATCGGCGTCAAATTCGACTATGTGCCGGTGCTGCTCGGCGGCATCTTCAAGGCCACCAACAACAGATCGCCGGCCGAAACCCTGGCCGGCGTCAAGAACAAGCGCGAATTCCACGCGCTCGAAACCGCGCGCTTCCTCAAGCGCTTCGGCGTCGAACCCTATGTGTGGAATCCGCATTTTCCCATCAACACGCTGAACCTGATGCGCGCCGCGATCGCCGCGCAACGCGACGGCGTGTTCGAAAAATATGTCGCGGCTGCGTTCCACCACATGTGGGTCGAGCCGAAGAAGATGGACGATCCCGAGGTTGCGGCGCAGGCGCTGAATGAGTCCGGCCTCGACGCCGCAAGATTGTTCGCCGGCGCCCAGGAGCCGGAGATCAAGGCCAGGCTGATCGCCAACACCGAGGACGCGGTCAAGCGCGGCGCGTTCGGCTCGCCGACCTTCTTCGTCGGCGACGAGATGTTCTTCGGCAAGGAGCAGTTGCGCGAGGTCGAGGAGATGTATGGCTAGCCGCGCACCGCGACACCCTGTCCCTCATGGTGAGGAGGCGCGCAGCGCCGTCTCGAACCATGAGGCCGATGCTTACCCCATAATCGGCCCTCATCCTTCGAGACGCCCGGCTTCGCCGGGCTCCTCAGGATGAGGTTGGTTTCGCCGTCGCGGCTCAGTCGTCCTGATCATCCAAATCCGGGAGAACCATTTTGCAACAACGCAACGCCACCGTCGCGGTGATCGGTGCCGGGGATTTCATCGGCGCCGAGATCGCCAAGAAATTCGCGGCCGAAGGTTTCACGGTGTTCGCAGGGCGGCGCGACGGCGCCAAGCTCGAGCCATTGGTCAGGGAGATCGAGGCCGCCGGCGGCTCGATCGTGGCGCGCGCGCTCGATGCCCGCAAGGAGGACGAGGTCGCGGCGTTTCTCAACGACGCCGACGCCCATGCGCCGCTGGAGGTGACGATCTTCAATGTCGGCGCCAACGTCAATTTCCCGATTCTGGAGACCACCGATCGAGTGTTCCGCAAGGTCTGGGAAATGGCGTGCTGGGCTGGCTTCCTCGCCGGCCGCGAATCGGCGCGGCTGATGCTGCCGCGCGGACGCGGCAACATCTTCTTCACCGGTGCCACCGCGTCGTTGCGCGGCGGCTCGGGTTTTGCGGCGTTTGCCAGCGCCAAATTCGGCCTGCGCGCAGTAGCGCAATCGATGGCGCGCGAATTGATGCCGCAGAACATCCATGTCGCGCATCTGATCATCGATTCCGGCGTCGACACCGCCTGGGTGCGCGAGCGCCGCGAACAGCTTTGGGGCAAGGACGCGCTGAACAATCCAGATCTGCTGATGCCGCCCGCGTCGGTTGCGGCGTCGTATTGGCAGTTGTATCAACAGCCAAAGAGCGCCTGGACGTTCGAGCTCGAAATCCGGCCGTTCGGCGAGAAATGGTAGCGGTCGATTGAGTTCGGCAGAGTTGTCATTGCGCGGAGCGAAGCGACGAAGCAATCCAGAGACGCCTTGCCAGCGACTCTGGATTGCTTCGCTTCGCTCGCAATGACGGACGAAAACTGTTGAGCTGCCAGTACAACAGAGAGGAACAAAGCGGATGCGGATTCTCGTGGTCGGCGCCGGTGCGATCGGCGGCTATTTCGGCGGCAGGCTGTTGCAGGACGGGCGCGACGTGACGTTTCTGGTGCGGCCCGGCCGCGCCGGTGAACTGGCCGATGCGGGATTGGTGATCAAGAGCCCGAATGGCGATGTCACCTTGAAGAACCCGCCAATGGTGCTGGCCGGCAATCTGAAAGCGCCGTTCGATCTGGTGCTGCTGAGCTGCAAGGCGTTCGACCTCGACGACGCGATGGCGTCGTTCGCGCCGGCGGTTGGTCCGGCGACCGCTGTGCTGCCGCTGCTCAACGGGCTACGGCATCTCGAAACGCTGGATGCCAAGTTCGGGCGCGAGCGGGTGCTGGGCGGCCAATGCGTGGTGGCGGCGACGCTGGACCAGAACCGCCATGTGGTGCAGCTCAATCCGATGCATGCGATCACCTTCGGTGAGCGCGACGGCGGCCTCTCCGAGCGTGTCAACGCCATCGCCGAGGCGATGAACGGGGCGATGTTCGATGTCCATCCCAGCGCCAACATCATGCAGGAGATGTGGGAGAAATGGGTGTTCCTGGCCTCGCTGGCGGGATCTACCAGCGTGATGCGGGCATCGACCGGCGATATTCTGGCCTCGCCGGGCGGCGCCGAATTCATGCTCGGCGTGCTCGACGAATGCGCCGCAGTCGCTAGCGCCGCCGGCTTCGCGCCGCGCGACGCCCTGATCGAGCGATCCCGCGGCATGATGCTGGCCGAAGGCTCCTCGCTCACCGCCTCGATGTTTCGCGATATCAAGGCCGGAGCGCCGGTTGAGGCCGATCACGTGATCGGCGATCTGATCGCGCGCGGCGACGCCGCCAAGGTGCCGGTGCCGCGGCTGCGGGTAATCTACACCCATCTGAAGGCCTATGAGCGGCAGCGCGGCTGACCAGAGCGTCTTCGCGCGAAGTGGATACCGGTTCGCGTGACGACAACGCGTCAAAACAAAAGTCCAGAGCCCCGGTTCTGATTTAGCAGAACCGGACTTGCCAAAGTGGCGCCGGCTGCGGGCGCTCCCCCGCGCCGGCGGGTGAGGCCGCGGGTCCGAACGATTTGCCGGGCTTTTTCGCTGTATTTGCCAAGGCGTTTTATCGCGCCCTTCATTCCGATCGGCGCGATTGCGGGCGGCGGGCGAAAATCGTCCCGACCTGAGCGTTATTGATCAGTCGCCGGCCCGGTCCAATGAGATCGTGGTGCTTCGCAACCATCCGCTGGCCCGGCGGCGTCCCGGGCCGTCTCGAAAGCGCCAAGCAGGACGACGGAACCGGATTTGGTCCGGTGCCGAGATTCTGTCGCCCTTAGGTCGATCTGCCTTCAACCATTGGTGGAAGCATGAGCCCCCAGAGCCAGGCAGCCCAGGCCGACTTTTCAGCCCCGCAGGCGTGTGTTGCGAAATCGCAGGCGGCGCAGACGGCTGACGCCGACCTGCAAGCCGCGCTGGGGCGCGAACGGGATCTGATCGCCCGGATCGCCGAGCTCGAACGCCGGCACGAGCTGCAGATCAGCGAGCTGAACCACCGGCTGCTGAATGGCCTGCAGTCGATCGCCAGTCTGCTGTCGTCGCAAAGCCGGTTGGCGACGCCGGAGGCCGCGACCCAGCTGATGGTAGCGGTCAGCCGCATCGTCGCATTCGGTCAGGTCAATCGGCAGCTGCATCTGCTCGATCACCAGGACCGCGTCGAATTCAGCGGCTATCTGGCGCGGCTGTGCGCCGAGCTGTCGACGCTGTTGTTGTGGCAGCAACCCAGCGGCGCGATCAAGATCGAAGCCGAGCCACTGGAGATGCCGACGGCGACCGCGATTCCGCTGAGCTACATCGTCAACGAATTGGTCACCAATTCGGTGAAATACGGCGCCGGTAACATCACCATCCGGCTGCAGGCGGTGTCGCCGACGCGCTATTCGCTGTCGGTGCTCGACCAAGGGCCGGGATTGCCGGCCGGGTTTGATCTTTGCGGTAAAAAAGGTCTCGGGATGCGAATCGTCCAGTCGTTGGTCACGCAGATCGCCGGTGAATTGCAGGTCTCTTCCGGTGGCGATGGAGGCGGGGCGTGCTTCGCCGTGGGCTTTTCCCTGCCGCGTGTGGAAGCCTGCTGACGCACGTCCATGCCGCTGCAACTTTGGTCTAGTTTCGACCCCGCATATTGCTCCATTTCAGGCGCGATACGCGGCTTTGCGCTTGATATCTCCAATGAAAATGGAATTGCCTGCCGACGGCAGGAAACCAGGTGCATCAGGCGAAAATCTATGCAATTTGATCTCGATCAAACACGCATCCGTGAAATCAGATTTGCTCGCACGGTATCGCCCGCCGAAAAAAGAATGATCAAATGAATCAAGCCATGAATTCGAAGCGGATCACCCTCGGTGAGGGCGGTCTGACCGTCTTCTTTGCGTTGGCCGCGCTGGTCTTCGTTTATGCCGCGATTAACGCGCTGGATAGCGCGTTCGCTTTCCATACGAGTATCCTGGCAGCCGTGAGCTGCTGGGCGGTCTTTGCGATCATTCTGCGCCACAGGGGACGCGATGGCGTTCCGCCGCAGGAAATCGACGGTCGACCGAATTACAATTTCTCGCAGGTCAAATTTCTGACCTTCATGGCGATGTTCTGGGGGATCGCGGGGTTCTCGGTCGGTCTCTACATCGCTCTCGAGCTGGCCTATCCCGGGCTGAACCTCATTCACTGGATCAATTTCGGACGGTTGCGGCCGCTGCACACCTCGGCGGTGGTCTTCGCCTTCGGCGGTAACGTGCTGCTGGCGACGTCGTTCTATGTGGTGCAGAAGACCTCGCGCGCACGCCTCGCCGGCGATCTCTCGCCGTGGTTCGTGGCGATCGGCTACAACATCTTCATCCTGATCGCCGGCACCGGCTATCTGCTCGGCGTCACCCAATCCAAAGAATATGCCGAGCCGGAATGGTATTCCGACCTGCTGCTGACGGTGGTCTGGGTCGTCTATCTGCTGGTATTCCTGGCGACGCTGATGAAGCGCAAGGAGCCGCATATTTTCGTGGCGAACTGGTTCTATCTGGCCTTCATCATCACCATTGCGGTGCTGCATCTGGGCAACAACCCGGCGG from Rhodopseudomonas sp. BAL398 encodes the following:
- the ggt gene encoding gamma-glutamyltransferase, coding for MGSAGAQDIRGGGDVRTAAVPAVAAKHGMVVAQEKLAAEIGRDILAKGGNAVDAAVATGFAMAVTYPRAGNLGGGGFMMIHSATRHQDVAIDYRETAPQAATRDMFLGADGKPDDAKSRSSALGIGVPGTVAGLALALDKYGSGKFTLAQILQPAIALARDGFVIADDNADTLPQWHKRLARWPSSLKVFSRPDGSALQGGDTLVQPDLAATLEAIAAKGPDGFYQGEVARKLVDGIRGAGGIFTLDDLKTYQPVLREPVRGTYRGYDIVAMPLPSSGGTVLIETLNILEGFALRDIPQGSAASLHLLIEAMKRGYADRARYLGDPAFVDAPLKALLSKDYAAKQRAGIDPKRVTPWTEVLPALPPREGQNTTHFSVVDGDGNAVSNTYTLNFSYGVGLVAEGTGVLLNNELDDFTAAPGASNAFGLVGFEANLPGPGKRPLSSMSPTIVLKDGRVVLVTGSPGGSRIISTVLQVVVDLLDYHMDIAAAVAAPRLHHQWLPDEVRIEHGFDAATIAALEAMGHKVVEPMGQTSANSILVTSDSLLGAPDPRTRGATAAGN
- a CDS encoding DUF2239 family protein — its product is MTTLTSSICIGFAGDRCVGSGSLSDMAILAKQTLDRGAGTNLQFFDSITSHRVEFDLRGSLADVLARLPVVEDSAAPPAPESEPGPRGPGRPKLGVVAREVTLLPRHWDWLAQQRGGASVTLRRLVDEARHANKDADRIRQAQDAAYRFIAAMADNKPNFEDATRALFAGDAARFAQSTGDWPVDVRDHARALAAAAFAPAA
- a CDS encoding sensor histidine kinase; the encoded protein is MSPQSQAAQADFSAPQACVAKSQAAQTADADLQAALGRERDLIARIAELERRHELQISELNHRLLNGLQSIASLLSSQSRLATPEAATQLMVAVSRIVAFGQVNRQLHLLDHQDRVEFSGYLARLCAELSTLLLWQQPSGAIKIEAEPLEMPTATAIPLSYIVNELVTNSVKYGAGNITIRLQAVSPTRYSLSVLDQGPGLPAGFDLCGKKGLGMRIVQSLVTQIAGELQVSSGGDGGGACFAVGFSLPRVEAC
- a CDS encoding MFS transporter, yielding MALSIAADLPAAVPISYPPRRAVVGWILFDWAAQPYFTLITTFIFAPYFVTHVAADPATGQSIWGFATAASGFVIALASPVLGAIADASGRRKPWIAAFGLLLVIGASLMWFGRPGDSSAVMPLLIAFGIATIGVEFATVFNNAMMPNLVPPHQIGRLSGNGWATGYVGGILSLILVLGFLAASPETGRTLLGFTPLFGLDPATHQGDRITGPLTAIWFAIFVLPMFVFTPDFPARMAPGAAVREGLRELRETLRQLPQHRAMATFLLANMIYTDGLVSLFAFGGIYAAGTFGWQTTQIGSFGILLAIAATCGAYLGGKLDDALGPRRVIAGSMVLLLISITGILLVDPGHIAFIAVTPPQQGGALFAAPAERAYLVLGCLIGIAGGPLQAASRTLLIHMAPKDRITQYFGLFALTGKVTSFIGPLLIGAITAITASQKAGMAVLVLFFLAGLALLARVKKS
- a CDS encoding 2-hydroxychromene-2-carboxylate isomerase, giving the protein MSKTAPQFLFDFGSPNAFLSHQAIPAIEARIGVKFDYVPVLLGGIFKATNNRSPAETLAGVKNKREFHALETARFLKRFGVEPYVWNPHFPINTLNLMRAAIAAQRDGVFEKYVAAAFHHMWVEPKKMDDPEVAAQALNESGLDAARLFAGAQEPEIKARLIANTEDAVKRGAFGSPTFFVGDEMFFGKEQLREVEEMYG
- a CDS encoding SDR family oxidoreductase; translation: MQQRNATVAVIGAGDFIGAEIAKKFAAEGFTVFAGRRDGAKLEPLVREIEAAGGSIVARALDARKEDEVAAFLNDADAHAPLEVTIFNVGANVNFPILETTDRVFRKVWEMACWAGFLAGRESARLMLPRGRGNIFFTGATASLRGGSGFAAFASAKFGLRAVAQSMARELMPQNIHVAHLIIDSGVDTAWVRERREQLWGKDALNNPDLLMPPASVAASYWQLYQQPKSAWTFELEIRPFGEKW
- the panE gene encoding 2-dehydropantoate 2-reductase, whose product is MRILVVGAGAIGGYFGGRLLQDGRDVTFLVRPGRAGELADAGLVIKSPNGDVTLKNPPMVLAGNLKAPFDLVLLSCKAFDLDDAMASFAPAVGPATAVLPLLNGLRHLETLDAKFGRERVLGGQCVVAATLDQNRHVVQLNPMHAITFGERDGGLSERVNAIAEAMNGAMFDVHPSANIMQEMWEKWVFLASLAGSTSVMRASTGDILASPGGAEFMLGVLDECAAVASAAGFAPRDALIERSRGMMLAEGSSLTASMFRDIKAGAPVEADHVIGDLIARGDAAKVPVPRLRVIYTHLKAYERQRG
- a CDS encoding SDR family oxidoreductase; translation: MASLKGKTLFISGGSRGIGLAIALRAARDGANVAIAAKTAEPHPKLEGTIYTAADEVRAAGGKALPLLCDIRDEAQVIAAIDATVAEFGGIDICVNNASAISLTDSQHTDMKRYDLMMGINSRGTFMVSKYCIPHLKKADNPHILMLSPPLDMKTKWFEHSTAYTMAKFGMSMVVLGLSGELKRAGIAVNALWPRTTIATAAVGNLLGGDAMMRASRTPAIMGDAAYEIFIKPSRDFTGQFCIDDKVLAAAGVTDFEPYRVDRSVELMSDFFVPDDDVPPPGVSVRSLPSVDTAAAKG
- a CDS encoding GIY-YIG nuclease family protein: MTKDTRKAAIAAYKERKLCAGIFVLRCAASGQIWVGQTPNLDTIQNRIWFTLRQGSHPNHPLQAAWSQHGAAAFAFEPIEQLAEEDSRYVREALLKERGDHWRAALQGKPL